A stretch of Gemmatimonadaceae bacterium DNA encodes these proteins:
- a CDS encoding DUF2911 domain-containing protein: protein MTRTLRLATMGLLLVAARPAAAQMYPPSQRTTIVQHVALTTVTLEYGRPVARGRTLWGALVPWDSLWHPGADSASRLTVDHDVTIEGKPLRAGTYSLWLIPREHAAWTVILNRDALVDHKSYSGPSRDALRVDVLPDSLSMMESMAIYFPMVLRDEAQLRIHWGVQGVTVKVKAAWREG from the coding sequence ATGACCAGAACCCTTCGGTTGGCCACGATGGGACTGCTGCTGGTTGCCGCGCGGCCTGCGGCGGCCCAGATGTACCCGCCCAGCCAGCGCACCACGATCGTGCAGCACGTGGCGCTCACCACGGTCACGCTGGAGTACGGCCGCCCGGTGGCCCGCGGCCGCACGCTCTGGGGCGCGCTGGTGCCGTGGGACAGCCTCTGGCACCCCGGTGCCGACTCGGCCTCGCGCCTCACGGTCGATCACGACGTCACGATCGAGGGGAAGCCGCTGCGTGCGGGGACGTACTCCCTGTGGCTCATTCCGCGCGAGCACGCCGCGTGGACGGTCATTCTGAATCGTGATGCGTTGGTGGATCACAAGTCGTACAGCGGCCCGTCGCGCGATGCGCTGCGGGTGGACGTGCTGCCCGACTCGCTCTCGATGATGGAGAGCATGGCGATCTACTTCCCCATGGTGCTGCGCGACGAGGCGCAGCTGCGCATTCACTGGGGCGTGCAGGGGGTGACGGTGAAGGTGAAGGCGGCGTGGCGGGAGGGGTGA
- a CDS encoding ATP-binding protein, which yields MPVSVLMGARQTGKSTLVRTLPSLGEYLFLTLDRADIREQAQRDPHALLRSAPKVIIDEIQRDPALVLALKEIVDERAYAGQRAVGQFVLTGSANLLEMRRVNESLAGRAAYTTLWPMSRREQLGQGVAGTWSDFFASSTTDWLDQVQSMPAVAADWRDHARIGGYPTPAVEQTTADERALWFQGYLETYLDRDLRDLASVSNPLDLRRLMRIAAHRIGQLINRSAWANEAGIAPTTAFRYLDLLEQSYQLVRLEVYAVNRGKRLTKTPKVYWSDTALAWHLAGTPPLTGFHFENLIVQDLLVWRDAQLQKPSLMHWRTTTQDEVDVVVEQPDGRLLAIECKSGERPTYNDADGLRLFLREYPAAVGGLLLHGGTETRWLADRVLSVPWWRVL from the coding sequence ATGCCCGTCTCGGTGCTGATGGGGGCGCGGCAAACGGGCAAGAGTACGCTCGTCCGCACGCTGCCGAGTCTTGGCGAGTACCTCTTCCTCACGCTCGACCGCGCGGACATTCGCGAGCAGGCGCAACGCGATCCGCACGCCCTCCTTCGGTCGGCGCCCAAGGTGATCATCGACGAGATCCAACGAGACCCGGCCCTCGTGCTCGCCCTCAAGGAGATCGTCGACGAACGTGCCTACGCCGGGCAGCGAGCCGTGGGGCAATTCGTCCTCACGGGGTCCGCCAACCTGCTCGAGATGCGCCGCGTGAACGAATCGCTCGCCGGTCGCGCCGCCTACACCACGCTCTGGCCGATGTCCCGGCGCGAGCAGCTCGGTCAGGGGGTCGCCGGCACGTGGTCCGACTTTTTCGCGAGCAGCACGACCGACTGGTTGGATCAGGTGCAGTCGATGCCGGCCGTTGCCGCCGATTGGCGCGACCACGCCCGTATCGGTGGGTATCCCACACCCGCTGTGGAACAGACCACGGCCGACGAACGCGCGTTATGGTTTCAGGGGTACCTCGAGACCTATCTCGATCGGGACCTGCGCGATCTCGCGTCCGTGAGCAATCCGCTGGACCTGCGTCGCCTCATGCGCATCGCCGCGCATCGCATCGGGCAGCTCATCAACCGCTCGGCGTGGGCGAACGAAGCCGGCATCGCGCCGACCACGGCCTTTCGCTACCTCGATCTCCTTGAGCAATCGTACCAGCTCGTTCGCCTCGAGGTGTACGCGGTCAACCGCGGCAAGCGCCTGACCAAAACGCCGAAGGTGTACTGGAGCGACACGGCACTGGCCTGGCATCTCGCCGGCACACCGCCACTCACCGGCTTTCACTTCGAGAACCTGATCGTGCAGGATCTCCTCGTCTGGCGCGACGCGCAGTTGCAGAAGCCGTCGCTCATGCACTGGCGCACCACCACCCAGGACGAAGTGGACGTCGTCGTGGAGCAACCGGACGGCCGACTGCTCGCGATCGAGTGCAAGAGCGGGGAGCGTCCGACCTACAACGACGCCGACGGGTTGCGGCTGTTCCTCCGCGAGTATCCAGCCGCGGTCGGTGGGCTGCTGTTGCACGGCGGCACCGAGACGCGGTGGCTTGCCGACCGCGTGCTCTCCGTGCCCTGGTGGCGCGTGCTGTAG
- a CDS encoding protein kinase yields MTRDERTVSSPASDARLRAALADRYELQRELGAGGMATVYLARDVRHAREVAIKVLHPELAAVLGAERFLSEIRTTASLQHPHILPLFDSGEAAGQLFFVMPYVEGETLRHRLERERQLRIPDAITLAREVADALQYAHDRGVIHRDIKPENILLQGGHALVADFGIALAVTNAGGTRMTQTGLSLGTPQYMAPEQAMGERNVDARADLYALGAVTYEMIAGEPPFTGPTSQAIVAKVLSGDPAPLDSLRRNVPAHVADAVHVALEKLPADRVASAAEFRATLLGEAPRARPSRAARGGPPAVGTRWIWPALAAVSTVIAIGLGVDRMRRTDAPAAREASSVFQIGLADSARIAGVAGGWKVAISPDGQYLAAVLLVGSGTQRSLYLRRSDDLEFRRVPGTNGATWPTFSPDGRQIAYYAGEVLFTIAVDGGTPIEVARTSIGASTWTDDGRLLFQVDTVLAIATPGRAMQRIVPTLNGRAVGVNYPSALPGGRYALINFIEGSGVVRRLDAQRVGVLEIASGVIQPLDLPGSNPRYASGYVLFGRRDGLYAVSFDIRSRRAGGAPVRIVDRVAYGGGGQFSYGVTDHGTLMYQPALTGAVTVAPDALVRYDLSGGRATTLTDAGGVFRDMRISPDGQRAIVRRDASPDLGNLSIYEFATNTFTRLTDDSASFRGEWSADGRRVVHLRRFGVDSVLVISRAWDRSGPDSTLLRTNFDAGAAGKGFGFQYLSLARTNSRVAVRIGGTSFNPDIYMSTLADLRVRRPLAIAATAARELNPAMSPDGRWVAYQSDESGVNEIYVLDTDGRGPRLRVSEHGGVEPVWYPDGRRLLFRASRNFARATLSFAPLAVTARDSLAPDPFYRTEGTFSYDLFPSGDAVLVTTSNSAGGVGDDLHIRVLTNWTARVKSEGAAR; encoded by the coding sequence ATGACCCGTGACGAACGCACCGTGAGCAGCCCCGCCTCCGACGCGCGCCTCCGCGCCGCCCTCGCCGACCGCTATGAGCTCCAACGCGAGCTCGGCGCCGGTGGCATGGCCACGGTCTATCTCGCGCGCGACGTGCGCCACGCGCGTGAGGTCGCCATCAAGGTGCTGCACCCTGAGCTGGCCGCGGTGCTCGGCGCCGAACGCTTTCTGAGCGAGATCCGCACCACCGCGAGCCTGCAGCACCCGCACATCCTGCCGCTGTTCGACAGCGGGGAAGCGGCCGGGCAGCTGTTCTTCGTGATGCCGTACGTGGAAGGCGAAACGCTGCGCCATCGGCTCGAGCGTGAACGGCAACTCCGCATTCCCGACGCCATCACGCTGGCGCGGGAAGTCGCCGACGCCTTGCAGTACGCGCACGACCGCGGGGTCATTCATCGCGACATCAAGCCCGAGAATATCCTGCTCCAGGGTGGGCACGCGCTGGTTGCCGACTTCGGCATTGCCCTCGCGGTGACCAACGCCGGCGGCACGCGTATGACCCAGACCGGCTTGAGTCTCGGCACGCCGCAGTACATGGCCCCCGAGCAGGCCATGGGCGAGCGGAACGTCGACGCGCGCGCCGATCTCTATGCGCTGGGCGCGGTGACCTACGAGATGATCGCCGGGGAGCCGCCGTTCACGGGACCGACGAGTCAGGCGATCGTCGCCAAGGTGCTGAGCGGTGATCCGGCACCACTCGATTCGCTCCGGCGCAACGTTCCCGCGCATGTCGCGGATGCGGTGCACGTGGCGCTGGAGAAGCTGCCCGCCGATCGCGTGGCAAGCGCCGCCGAATTTCGCGCCACCCTGCTTGGGGAAGCGCCGCGCGCTCGACCGTCGCGCGCCGCGCGTGGCGGGCCGCCTGCCGTCGGAACGCGTTGGATTTGGCCCGCCCTCGCGGCGGTGAGTACGGTGATCGCGATCGGCCTTGGCGTGGACCGAATGCGCCGCACCGACGCGCCGGCCGCTCGTGAGGCAAGCAGCGTGTTCCAGATCGGGCTGGCCGACAGCGCCAGAATTGCCGGCGTGGCGGGCGGCTGGAAGGTCGCCATCTCCCCCGATGGACAGTACCTGGCGGCCGTCCTGCTGGTCGGTTCCGGCACCCAGCGTTCGCTCTATCTGCGTCGCAGCGACGATCTCGAGTTCCGACGGGTGCCTGGCACGAACGGCGCGACATGGCCCACCTTCTCTCCGGATGGGCGACAGATTGCGTACTACGCCGGCGAAGTGCTCTTCACGATTGCGGTGGACGGGGGCACGCCGATCGAGGTGGCACGGACCAGCATCGGCGCCTCCACCTGGACCGACGACGGACGGTTGCTCTTCCAAGTCGACACGGTCCTGGCCATCGCGACCCCCGGGCGAGCGATGCAGCGTATCGTGCCAACGCTCAATGGGCGCGCCGTCGGTGTGAACTATCCTTCGGCACTGCCGGGCGGCCGTTACGCACTGATCAACTTTATCGAAGGCAGCGGGGTGGTGCGTCGCCTTGACGCGCAGCGGGTTGGCGTGCTCGAGATTGCGAGCGGCGTCATACAGCCACTCGATCTCCCGGGATCGAATCCCCGATATGCGTCCGGCTACGTGTTGTTCGGCCGCCGAGATGGGTTGTACGCGGTGTCGTTCGACATTCGTTCGCGTCGCGCAGGGGGCGCCCCGGTGAGGATAGTCGACCGGGTGGCGTATGGTGGCGGCGGACAATTCAGCTACGGTGTCACGGACCACGGGACGCTGATGTACCAGCCCGCCTTGACGGGCGCCGTGACGGTGGCGCCCGACGCGCTCGTCCGCTACGACCTCTCGGGCGGGCGAGCCACGACACTCACCGATGCCGGTGGCGTGTTCCGCGACATGCGCATTTCGCCGGATGGACAGCGCGCGATCGTGCGGCGCGACGCCTCGCCCGATCTTGGCAACCTGTCGATCTACGAGTTTGCCACCAATACGTTCACGCGCCTGACCGATGATTCGGCGTCGTTCCGCGGCGAATGGAGTGCGGATGGACGTCGCGTCGTGCACCTGCGGCGCTTCGGCGTGGATTCCGTGCTGGTCATCTCACGCGCGTGGGACCGGAGCGGCCCAGATTCCACGTTGCTGCGCACGAACTTCGATGCCGGTGCCGCCGGCAAGGGATTCGGCTTCCAGTACCTGTCGTTGGCGCGGACCAACAGCCGCGTCGCGGTGCGCATCGGGGGAACGTCGTTCAACCCCGATATTTATATGTCGACGCTCGCCGACTTGCGGGTGCGGCGGCCGCTCGCCATTGCCGCCACCGCCGCGCGCGAGCTCAACCCGGCGATGTCACCCGATGGACGCTGGGTCGCGTATCAGTCGGACGAATCGGGCGTGAACGAGATCTACGTGCTCGACACCGATGGCCGCGGCCCGCGCCTGCGCGTGTCCGAGCACGGCGGCGTGGAGCCCGTCTGGTATCCCGACGGACGGCGCCTGCTCTTCCGCGCGTCGAGGAATTTTGCGCGCGCGACGTTGTCATTCGCACCGCTGGCGGTGACGGCACGTGATTCGCTCGCGCCGGATCCGTTCTATCGCACAGAGGGAACCTTCAGCTACGATCTCTTCCCGTCGGGGGATGCGGTGCTCGTCACCACCTCTAATTCGGCGGGGGGCGTGGGCGATGATCTTCATATCCGCGTGCTGACCAACTGGACGGCTCGCGTGAAGAGTGAGGGAGCGGCGCGGTAA
- a CDS encoding protein kinase has protein sequence MSDTPRDRLAAALADRYELARELGAGGMATVYLARDVRHDRDVAIKVLHPDLGAAIGGERFLAEIKTTARLQHPHILPLLDSGAADGLLYYVMPYVRGETLRAQIERDQQLAIDDAVRVAREVADALEHAHAQGIVHRDIKPENILLQDGHALVADFGIALAVQTAGGARLTQTGLSLGTPQYMAPEQAVGDKAVGPRADLYALGAVTYEMLTGEPPHTGASAQAIVAKLLTDTVRPLTMLRPNVPPAVDAAVRRALEKLPADRFASARAFAQALATPLASTAAATAMPSAGGRPARWIRFVPWLVALASLLVALARWQSTPDAGAASAPVVRLPIPLAPTENPSFAIQGGLAISPDGQRLAYLVQDENGSRVMLRQTADLTPRVIIDHEVKDLLFSRDGSRLLYRDGFELRQLPLSGGDARRVTTLASGIQYNGLTWGNGDTLLLGSTRWVAAIATETGSLRIITPPDRRLTGRHPVLLPDRQTIVISMSDSALGPSGTLATVSLASGEIRVLPYPRLVPIAVLENTLLALDPDSSTMLALPAEAKALTTARAPVVLADNIMGDRANGPQAVVSASGTLLVLQGALLNEVVIRQTSGAEATLALPADAYLQPRFSPDGSRILLQTRRGRLLTYTRGSGAITPLGDAYRGDWMADGQRIVFMGSPNRSVFQTRRADGTGPIDTLMQDRDAAESILSPNAQWIVFRTPAARAAPNDLFAVRPRDTAAPVPVASGPSVELSAAISSDSKWLAYVSDASGRFEVYVRPFPADGPRITISQDGGAAPFWSKQGRTLYYRRGTTLLAADLGADGTIAPTRRTILDLKSVNANLGSESNRAYDVSAGEREVVFTRRVPGDTKIVLVHNWIRELHERVNSGSR, from the coding sequence ATGAGCGACACGCCCCGTGACCGTCTTGCCGCCGCGCTTGCTGATCGGTACGAGCTCGCTCGCGAGCTCGGCGCCGGCGGCATGGCCACGGTGTATCTCGCCCGCGATGTGCGCCACGACCGCGATGTCGCCATCAAGGTCCTGCACCCGGATCTCGGGGCCGCCATCGGCGGCGAGCGGTTCCTCGCCGAGATCAAGACCACCGCGCGGCTGCAGCATCCGCACATTCTGCCGCTGCTCGACAGCGGGGCGGCGGACGGGTTGCTCTACTACGTCATGCCGTATGTGCGCGGCGAAACGCTGCGCGCGCAGATCGAGCGCGACCAGCAGCTGGCCATCGACGACGCGGTGCGCGTGGCGCGGGAGGTGGCCGATGCGCTCGAGCATGCGCACGCCCAGGGCATCGTGCACCGCGACATCAAGCCCGAGAATATCCTGCTGCAGGATGGGCATGCGCTGGTGGCGGACTTCGGCATCGCGCTGGCCGTGCAGACGGCCGGCGGCGCGCGGCTGACGCAGACCGGGTTGTCGCTCGGGACGCCGCAGTACATGGCCCCGGAGCAGGCGGTGGGCGACAAGGCGGTGGGCCCGCGCGCCGACCTCTATGCACTCGGCGCGGTGACGTACGAGATGCTCACCGGCGAGCCGCCGCACACGGGGGCGAGTGCGCAGGCCATCGTGGCCAAGCTGCTCACCGACACCGTGCGGCCGCTCACGATGCTCCGCCCGAATGTGCCACCCGCGGTGGACGCGGCGGTGCGGCGGGCGCTCGAGAAGCTGCCGGCGGATCGCTTTGCGAGTGCGCGGGCGTTTGCGCAGGCGCTGGCCACGCCGCTTGCGAGTACGGCGGCCGCGACCGCGATGCCATCGGCGGGCGGTCGCCCAGCGCGCTGGATTCGATTTGTTCCCTGGCTGGTGGCGCTTGCGTCATTACTCGTCGCGCTGGCGCGGTGGCAATCCACGCCCGACGCCGGCGCAGCCAGTGCACCGGTTGTGCGCTTGCCCATTCCATTGGCACCCACCGAGAATCCGTCGTTTGCGATTCAGGGTGGCCTCGCCATTTCACCTGATGGTCAGCGGCTCGCGTATCTGGTGCAGGATGAGAACGGCAGTCGGGTGATGCTTCGCCAGACGGCGGATCTCACGCCGCGCGTGATCATCGATCACGAGGTGAAGGACCTGCTCTTCTCGAGAGACGGTTCCCGGCTGTTGTATCGGGACGGATTCGAGCTGCGCCAACTGCCGCTCTCGGGCGGCGATGCGCGCCGCGTCACGACGTTGGCCAGCGGCATCCAGTACAACGGACTCACCTGGGGCAATGGCGACACCCTGCTGCTGGGATCGACGAGATGGGTGGCCGCGATTGCCACGGAGACTGGTTCGCTGAGGATCATCACGCCCCCCGACCGCCGCCTGACCGGCCGCCATCCGGTGCTGCTCCCGGATCGCCAGACGATCGTGATCAGCATGTCGGACTCGGCGCTCGGACCGAGCGGAACGCTCGCGACGGTATCTCTCGCCAGCGGCGAAATCCGCGTGCTCCCATATCCCCGACTGGTGCCGATTGCGGTCCTCGAGAATACCCTCCTGGCGTTGGATCCCGACTCGAGCACGATGCTGGCGTTGCCGGCCGAGGCGAAGGCCCTGACCACGGCGCGCGCACCGGTCGTGCTGGCCGACAACATCATGGGCGATCGGGCGAATGGGCCGCAGGCGGTGGTCTCCGCAAGCGGCACGCTGCTCGTGCTGCAAGGAGCGCTGCTCAATGAGGTGGTCATCCGTCAGACATCGGGCGCGGAGGCGACGCTCGCTCTCCCCGCGGATGCCTATCTTCAGCCGCGGTTTTCTCCGGATGGATCTCGCATCCTGCTGCAGACGCGCCGCGGCCGCCTGCTCACCTACACGCGCGGCTCTGGCGCCATCACACCACTCGGAGACGCCTATCGCGGTGATTGGATGGCCGACGGGCAGCGCATCGTGTTCATGGGCAGTCCGAATCGGTCGGTATTCCAGACGCGCCGGGCCGACGGCACGGGGCCAATCGACACGCTGATGCAGGATCGTGATGCCGCGGAATCGATACTCTCGCCGAATGCGCAGTGGATCGTATTCCGCACGCCAGCCGCTCGCGCGGCGCCAAACGATCTCTTTGCCGTGCGCCCTCGCGATACGGCGGCTCCCGTTCCGGTGGCCTCCGGCCCGAGTGTCGAACTGAGCGCGGCCATTTCCAGCGACAGCAAGTGGTTGGCATACGTCTCGGATGCGTCGGGACGATTCGAAGTCTACGTCCGGCCGTTTCCGGCCGATGGTCCACGCATCACCATCTCGCAGGACGGCGGCGCAGCGCCATTCTGGTCCAAGCAAGGGCGCACGCTGTACTATCGGCGCGGGACCACGCTGCTCGCTGCCGATCTCGGTGCCGATGGAACGATTGCGCCGACGCGCCGCACCATACTGGATCTGAAGTCCGTCAATGCGAACCTCGGCTCGGAATCGAACCGGGCGTATGATGTCTCAGCCGGCGAGCGAGAGGTGGTCTTCACTCGGCGTGTTCCGGGCGACACCAAGATTGTCCTGGTGCACAACTGGATCCGCGAACTGCACGAGCGCGTCAACAGCGGCTCGCGCTGA